In a single window of the Bacteroidales bacterium genome:
- the thiC gene encoding phosphomethylpyrimidine synthase ThiC codes for MSNTEKNNISTMPFLNSKKIYVKGKIHDINVAMREITLVDLGKNNYENEKTKIVVYDTSGIYTDEDAKINIREGLPCIREKWIEERGNIERLQNFSSEYCNKRLRDKSLNDLRFPKIKMPLKVKNEKNITQLYYAKKGIITPEMEYIAIRENQQTEKLKNRKYFHEGENFGANIPSVITPEFVRDEVASGRAIIPANINHPECEPMIIGRNFLVKINANIGNSAITSSIEEEVEKAIWACRWGADTVMDLSTGKNIHETREWIIRNSPVPIGTVPIYQALEKVDGIPEELTWEIFRDTLIEQAEQGVDYFTIHAGVLYAYVPLTAKRLGGIVSRGGAAMSKWCLAHKKENFLYTNFEEICEILKSYDIGISLGDGFRPGCIADANDEAQFAELETLGELTKVAWKNDVQTIIEGPGHIPMHLIKYNMEKQLKDCCEAPFYTLGPLVTDIAPGYDHITSAIGAAMIGWYGASMLCYVTPKEHLGLPNKKDVKDGVIAYKIAAHAADIAKGHPAAQYRDNILSQARFDFRWNDQFSLSLDPDTAVEFHDETLPENADKESKFCSMCGPNFCAMRMTKEVRECVKISQTDNSII; via the coding sequence ATGTCAAACACTGAAAAAAATAATATATCAACAATGCCTTTTTTAAATTCAAAAAAAATTTATGTAAAAGGAAAAATTCATGACATTAATGTTGCAATGCGTGAAATTACTTTGGTTGATTTGGGAAAAAATAATTATGAAAACGAAAAAACAAAAATTGTTGTGTATGATACAAGCGGTATATATACTGATGAAGATGCAAAGATAAATATTCGTGAAGGACTGCCGTGCATAAGAGAAAAATGGATTGAAGAAAGAGGCAATATTGAACGACTTCAGAATTTCAGCTCTGAATATTGTAACAAAAGATTACGTGATAAAAGTTTGAATGATTTACGATTTCCAAAAATAAAAATGCCTTTAAAAGTTAAAAATGAAAAAAATATCACTCAGCTTTATTATGCTAAAAAAGGTATTATCACTCCTGAAATGGAATATATTGCTATTCGCGAAAATCAGCAGACGGAAAAATTAAAAAACAGAAAATATTTTCATGAAGGAGAAAATTTCGGTGCAAATATTCCTTCAGTTATTACACCTGAATTTGTGCGAGATGAAGTAGCATCGGGAAGAGCAATAATACCTGCAAATATAAACCACCCCGAATGCGAACCAATGATTATAGGAAGAAATTTTTTAGTAAAAATAAATGCAAACATCGGCAATTCGGCAATTACTTCATCAATAGAAGAAGAAGTTGAAAAAGCAATATGGGCTTGTCGTTGGGGAGCTGATACAGTTATGGATTTATCAACAGGAAAAAATATTCATGAAACAAGAGAATGGATTATCAGAAATTCTCCAGTGCCAATTGGCACTGTTCCTATATATCAGGCATTGGAAAAAGTTGATGGAATTCCTGAAGAATTGACTTGGGAAATTTTTAGAGATACATTAATTGAACAAGCAGAACAGGGTGTTGATTATTTTACAATTCATGCGGGAGTTTTATATGCTTATGTTCCGTTGACAGCAAAACGGCTTGGTGGAATTGTTTCACGCGGTGGCGCTGCCATGTCAAAATGGTGTCTTGCTCATAAAAAAGAAAATTTTCTTTATACAAACTTCGAAGAAATTTGCGAAATATTAAAATCTTATGATATTGGTATATCGCTTGGTGATGGTTTTAGACCCGGTTGCATTGCCGATGCAAATGATGAGGCACAGTTTGCAGAATTGGAAACATTGGGTGAACTTACCAAAGTTGCGTGGAAAAATGATGTTCAGACAATAATTGAAGGACCAGGACATATCCCTATGCATCTGATAAAATACAATATGGAAAAACAATTGAAAGATTGTTGTGAGGCACCTTTTTATACACTCGGACCATTAGTTACCGACATTGCTCCTGGTTATGACCATATTACTTCTGCAATAGGTGCTGCAATGATTGGCTGGTATGGTGCGTCAATGCTGTGTTACGTAACTCCTAAGGAACATTTGGGATTACCGAATAAAAAAGATGTTAAAGATGGTGTAATTGCTTATAAAATAGCTGCACATGCTGCCGACATTGCAAAAGGTCATCCTGCAGCTCAATACAGAGATAATATTTTAAGTCAAGCGCGTTTCGACTTTCGCTGGAACGACCAGTTTAGTTTGTCATTAGACCCCGATACTGCTGTTGAATTTCACGATGAAACTTTACCTGAAAATGCTGATAAAGAATCAAAGTTTTGCTCAATGTGCGGACCAAACTTTTGCGCAATGCGAATGACAAAAGAAGTTAGAGAATGTGTGAAAATTAGTCAAACCGATAATTCGATAATTTAA
- a CDS encoding thiamine phosphate synthase encodes MKYAIISSPSEFPDEIEIINSLFEEGLEIFHLRKPDYNFSQFEELIKEIPEKFHKKIVIHSNYELAEKYNLKGIHFSLKNTNIKNLKINSTHNYHVSASFHSLEEFCKYGKYFDYAFISPVFNSISKKNYKSEITHQEISNFLKSEKKSCKVFALGGIDENNIDTIKKLGFDGFATLGAIWNISFSKEEIINKFRRIKKIVNPHCTTNYTPV; translated from the coding sequence ATGAAATACGCTATTATTTCCAGTCCATCTGAATTTCCTGATGAAATTGAAATCATTAATTCCTTATTTGAAGAAGGATTGGAAATATTTCATCTTCGCAAACCCGATTATAATTTTTCACAATTTGAAGAATTGATAAAAGAAATTCCTGAAAAATTTCATAAAAAAATAGTCATTCATTCAAATTATGAGTTGGCTGAAAAGTACAATCTTAAAGGTATTCACTTTTCATTAAAAAATACAAACATTAAAAATCTTAAAATTAATTCTACTCACAATTATCATGTCAGCGCATCATTCCATTCATTAGAAGAATTTTGCAAATATGGAAAGTATTTCGATTATGCTTTTATAAGTCCTGTGTTTAATAGTATTTCAAAAAAAAATTATAAAAGTGAAATCACTCATCAGGAAATAAGTAATTTTTTAAAAAGTGAAAAAAAATCGTGTAAAGTTTTTGCACTCGGAGGTATTGATGAAAATAATATTGATACAATAAAAAAATTAGGTTTTGATGGATTTGCAACACTTGGAGCTATATGGAACATCTCTTTTTCTAAAGAAGAAATTATTAATAAGTTTAGAAGAATTAAGAAAATTGTTAACCCACATTGCACCACAAACTACACACCCGTATGA
- a CDS encoding rod shape-determining protein yields MGLFSFLTKEIAIDLGTANTLIIYNDKVVVDEPSIVAIDRTTGRIMAVGKQAQMMHGKTHENIKTIRPLKDGVIADFQAAEHMIRGMIKMIGTHNGIFAPSLKMVICIPSGITEVEERAVRDSAEHAGAKEVRLIHEPMAAAIGIGLDVLEPEGRMVIDIGGGTSEVAVIALGGIVCNKSVRTAGDVFNYDIEDYMRRQHNILVGERSSEKIKIEVGAAIAELENPPADYAVHGRDLMTGIPKEIYVSYVEIAHALDKSISKIETAILNALEMTPPELSADIYRTGIYLAGGGALLRGLDKRISLKTKLPVHLAEDPLRAVARGTGIALKNFDKFPFLIK; encoded by the coding sequence ATGGGACTCTTTTCCTTTTTAACTAAAGAAATAGCAATTGACTTGGGTACAGCCAATACTTTGATTATATATAACGACAAAGTTGTAGTTGATGAGCCGTCTATTGTGGCTATTGACAGAACAACAGGCAGAATTATGGCGGTGGGTAAGCAAGCACAAATGATGCACGGTAAAACCCACGAAAATATTAAAACAATCCGTCCTTTGAAAGATGGTGTTATTGCCGACTTTCAGGCAGCAGAACACATGATTAGAGGAATGATTAAAATGATTGGCACCCACAATGGCATATTTGCTCCATCATTAAAAATGGTTATTTGCATTCCGTCGGGAATTACCGAAGTTGAAGAGCGTGCTGTCCGCGACTCTGCCGAACATGCAGGAGCAAAAGAAGTGCGACTTATTCACGAACCTATGGCTGCTGCAATAGGCATAGGACTTGATGTTCTCGAACCTGAAGGAAGAATGGTTATAGATATTGGCGGAGGAACAAGTGAAGTAGCAGTAATCGCTCTCGGCGGTATTGTTTGCAATAAATCAGTAAGAACTGCCGGCGATGTTTTTAATTACGATATTGAGGATTATATGCGCCGTCAGCATAATATACTTGTTGGTGAAAGGTCGTCGGAAAAAATAAAAATTGAAGTCGGAGCTGCAATTGCCGAATTGGAAAATCCTCCAGCCGATTATGCAGTTCACGGACGCGACCTTATGACTGGCATTCCGAAAGAAATTTATGTTTCTTATGTTGAAATTGCTCATGCTCTGGATAAATCAATTTCGAAAATTGAAACGGCAATTCTCAATGCACTTGAAATGACACCTCCCGAACTTTCAGCCGATATTTACCGCACCGGAATTTATCTTGCAGGCGGCGGTGCACTTTTAAGAGGGCTCGATAAACGAATTTCACTCAAAACTAAACTTCCCGTTCATTTGGCAGAAGACCCGCTGCGTGCTGTTGCCCGCGGAACAGGAATCGCTTTGAAGAATTTTGACAAATTCCCTTTCCTGATAAAATAG